The following coding sequences lie in one Spinacia oleracea cultivar Varoflay chromosome 1, BTI_SOV_V1, whole genome shotgun sequence genomic window:
- the LOC130465471 gene encoding pheromone-processing carboxypeptidase KEX1-like encodes MVLETVGGGMTLKSTTILELTEKSYEDGRLVESLYQDHSDIENAMNEDEDENTNEDSDDNSVECESTIEISSESEAEPETNNEVNSILQQDDENMEYDYDPEDDMDDPEDQNFTPEHYNEMNDHRDVFNI; translated from the exons ATGGTACTGGAGACGGTAGGTGGAGGTATGACACTGAAGTCGACCACTATCTTAGAGCTTACTGAAAAGAGTTATGAGGATGGTAGACTGGTAGAAAGCTTATACCAAGATCATAGTGATATTGAGAATGCTATgaatgaggatgaggatgagaatactaatgaggatagtgatgataaT AGTGTAGAGTGTGAATCTACTATTGAGATATCTAGTGAATCAGAGGCAGAGCCTGAAACTAACAATGAGGTTAATAGCATTCTACAACAAGATGATGAGAATATGGAGTATGATTATGATCCTGAAGATGACATGGATGATCCTGAAGATCAAAATTTCACTCCAGAGCACTACAACGAAATGAACGATCATCGTGATGTCTTTAACATTTGA